DNA sequence from the Cystobacter ferrugineus genome:
GGGAAGAAGCGCAAATCCAACGCCTTGCGCAGGAACCCCACCCCCGAGGAGCCCCCCGTGCCGGGCTTGAAGCCGATGACACGCATCACCGTCATCATGTGACGGTAGCGCCAGAGCTGGAAACGCTCCTCCACGTCCACCAGCTTCTCGCACATCTCATAGGCGTCCCAATGACGCTCGGGGTTCTCGTAGATGATCCGGAAGATCTCCATCACCCCGGCGCTCTTCTCGTAGGGCTGACGCCAATCCCGCTCGATGCGATCCACTGGCACGGCGAACCCCTTGCGCGACAGGTGGCGCAGGAATTCGTCATACACGCTGGGGGACTCCAACAGACGCTCGAGCTGCGCATGCTCGGTGGGAGAGTGTCGGAAGGGAGCGAGCGTGGCCTCGTTCTTGTGGCCCAGGAGGAACTCCAGCGCCCGGTATTGATGGCTCTGAAAGCCGGACGCCTGCCCGAGCGCGCCGCGGAACTCGAGATATTCGTTGGGCGTGAGCGTCTCCAGGACACTCCACTGCTCGAAGAGCATCCGCTGGATGTGGCCCACCCGGGAGAAGATCTTGAAGGAGGGCTCCAGCTCGTCCTTCTGCACGTAGCGGATGACGGCTTCCAGCTCATGGACGAGCAACTTCATCCACAGCTCGCTCGTCTGGTGCTGGATGATGAAGAGCAGCTCGTCGTGATGGGGGGGTTGCGAGCGGGGGACCTGCGCGGAGAGCAATCGCTCCAGCTGCAGATACTCGCCATAGGTGGTCCGACCGGCCAGGTCGGTAAAGATTCCAGGCTCCAGCTCGCGCTTGTTCATGAATTCCAGCATGGCGGGCCCCCCCGAGGCCCGCAAGGAGGACTGGACCTTCTCCGTCAGGAGAAAGACCTGTCCCCCGGTCGCCGTGCCAGGCGGAAACTACCCGGCGTTCTTCTGGGCCTCGGCCAGGGCCTTGGCGGCGGCGCGGCCACGCGGCAGCTTGATGTCCTCCACGCTGTTGGGCTCGGCGTAGTCCTTCCACTCGCCCGGGCGGCGGTTGGTCTTCTCGAGCATGCGCAGCT
Encoded proteins:
- a CDS encoding tryptophan 2,3-dioxygenase → MLEFMNKRELEPGIFTDLAGRTTYGEYLQLERLLSAQVPRSQPPHHDELLFIIQHQTSELWMKLLVHELEAVIRYVQKDELEPSFKIFSRVGHIQRMLFEQWSVLETLTPNEYLEFRGALGQASGFQSHQYRALEFLLGHKNEATLAPFRHSPTEHAQLERLLESPSVYDEFLRHLSRKGFAVPVDRIERDWRQPYEKSAGVMEIFRIIYENPERHWDAYEMCEKLVDVEERFQLWRYRHMMTVMRVIGFKPGTGGSSGVGFLRKALDLRFFPELWDVRTELVPPGAR